CTCGTGAGGGATCCATACATATTTCACAGAGATGTCCCTCAGCCAGATTAAAACACAAAGAGCAAAGGCGAATCTTTAGTTTGACTTCTACTATACATTCGGCAAGTCTTCGCGCATTTTCCTCAGACGCACGAAGGATAAATGTTGCCAACCTCGTGGCTGTCTTTTCCCCGATGCCGGGCAATCTTCCGAGTTCCGCAATCAGACGTTTTATTGGAAGGGCGTAACCTGTCATTGGTGAACCTTCTCTACATCAGACCGGGGATATTAAAACCACCGGTAATCTTCGACATCTCTGCTGAAGCCATTTCCTGCGCCTTACGAACGCCTTCATTCACTGCCGCTATGATGAGATCCTGCAGCATATCGAGATCTTCCGGATTGACGACCTCTTTATCAATTTTCAGAGACAGTATCTCAAACTTTCCATTCACCACGACGGTTACCATACCTCCCCCGGCTGTCGCTTCAATGGTCTTTGATTCCAGCTCCGCCTGCATACTGGCCATTTTTTCCTGGATCTTTTTCGCCTGTTTCATGATGTTTCCAATATTATGTGTCAATGAACTTACCTCCTATACCTTTCGAAAAGTTGTTATTCATGATTCACTTTAGTAATAACCTCATGAACCACAGCGCCATCAAAGACATCCAATACCTTTTGCAAAAGGGGATGTTTGAGGGCATCTCGCTTGATATCATTGATCTTGTTATTATTGTTCGCGGCGCTATTTTGTATTTGATTATGTCTTTCTTCCGGCTCTTTTTCAAGAGATTCGATTCTTATCGTAACATCCTTACCAAAGTATGCCGTTGATATCTCGGTAAGGCGATCCTTTTGAGACTTCTCCTTTATGTCATCTAAAAAAATATAGTCTTTGTAGAAGCCGATCTTCAGGCAGTCGTTTTCATATTCAAGAAGTTTTCCGGCCTCTATTTTAGACCAGAGCGGATAACTCTGCTTTTTCACATATTCCTTATAATCTTTCCAAATATCTCCAAGGCTTTTACCTTCACCGGTATCATATCCGCAATGGACCTCGTCGACCATTCCCGCCTGTGTGACGCCGAAGAGTTGCTGAGAAGGAATGGATTTTGTCTCCTCCTTTACTTCGTAGGGAGAGGTTTTAAACGGGAGAGTTCCCCCGGATGTCAGTCTTTTCTCAAGCCCCTCCATCCTGGAAAGAATGGTGTCAATGGGTATCATCGGTTCGAGATAGGCCATTCTGACGAGGGTAGTCTCGAGGTTTATTCGTGGAGCCTGGCTTTTTCTCACATTTTCTTCCTCTGCCATTAAAATATCTAGTAGACGTTGGAGCGTCTCGCGCGAAACGTCTTTCGACTGCATAGTAAGACTGGCCACTTCATCATCCCCTAGATCGATCATTTCATGATCCTTTCCAACAATTTTTGTAAGGAGTAAGTTCCTGAAATGACCGATGAGCATCTGATAGAAGTATTTCATGTCAAGGCCGGCGTAATAACCTTCTTCGACGATTTTTAAGCAAAGGCCAGCGTTTCTTTCAAACACTGTCTCAGATAGCCTGAAGAGAAAACGTCTGTCCGTCAGTCCTAAGAGAGCTTCTATATCATGATCCTTGATCTCAAAGCCTGCATAGGATATTACCTGGTCAAAGATGCTCTGGGCATCTCTCAGACTCCCATCTCCCGCTTCAGCAATCCAGGTAAGGCCATTCTCATTGATATGAACACCTTCCGTCTCGGCAATCTGCCTCAAGCTATTCTTAATTTGCTTAAGAGATATTCTTCTGAAATCAAAGCACTGACAACGGGAAAGTATGGTCGCCGGTATTTTTTGGATTTCTGTCGTGGCAAAAACAAAAATTACATGCGAGGGCGGTTCCTCCAGGGTCTTCAAAAGGGCATTGAAGGCTTCCCTCGTCAGCATGTGTACTTCATCAATGATATAGAGCTTGTAGCGAGATGAAACGGGAGAATATTTAATATTATCCCTTAGTTCTCTTATCTCATCGATACCCCTGTTTGATGCGCCGTCGATTTCACGGACATCCATGGATATGCCTTCTGCGATCTCCCGGCAATTGGTGCATACATTACACGGTGTTTGTGCCGGTCCCTTTTCACAATTCAGGGCTTTGGCCAATATCCGGGCTACTGTTGTTTTCCCCACCCCGCGGGGCCCGCTGAAGATAAATGCATGGGCGACACGACTCTGGCGTATGGCATTCCTCAAGGTCTTTACGACATGCTCTTGTCCTACCACCTCTTCAAAGGTTTGAGGTCTACATTTTCTGGCCAGAACGAGATATTCCACTCCTGCTCCTCTCAAGCGAGAACTTATGATTACACCGACGACCCTTCGACATGCGCAGGGTCAATTCGACTACGGCCTTTTTCTCCGGTCTTACCCTGAAAAAGGCGGAGTCCCATTGAATTTAAAAGATAGCCAGGCTTACCCGCAGCACACGTCGGTAATTGCTGCCGTTGCTTCCTTCCGGATCTGGCGGGGTTCACAATCCTTCGTTGCACGGGACCCGGCTATCAGTATTTTAGGGATCAGGGTGTAGGGGTCAGAAAAAAATCCGCTGATCCCTGATCCCTGTCCACTGATTCCTGTTCTTGGCGGAGAGAGGGGGATTCGAACCCCCGGTACACCTTTTTGAGTATACACACGATTTCCAGTCGTGCCCCTTCAGCCTCTCGGGCATCTCTCCGATTTAGGGGTCAGGGGATAGGGATCAGAAAAAATTCTTTATGACCCACCCCTATTCCCTGTTCCCTAATCCCTGTCCCCTGTCATTGGCGGAGAGAGGGGGATTCGAACCCCCGTGAGAGCTTTTGGCCCCCAAATCGATTTCGAGTCGATCCCGTTATGACCACTTCGGTATCTCTCCGCAGAATTTATTATGACTATGGATTAATTTTTTATGCTATCCTCTTTTCACGAAAAAATCTACTCAAAATTTCGGCACACGCATCTTTCTTCACACCGCCTCTCAATTCCACAGAATGATTCAATCTCTTATCCTGAAGGAGTCTGTATAATGAAACAACCCCTCCACCTTTGGGGTCGTCGGCACCATATACGACTCTTTGTATCCGTGCCTGTATGATTGCCCCTGCACACATAACACACGGTTCAAGTGTTACATACAGAGTAGTACCAACAAGGCGATAATTACCCATCTTCCCCGCTGCCTCGCGAATCGCAAGAATCTCGGCATGGGCAGAAGGATCATTCATTAAAATAGAACAGTTATGCGATTTTCCCAGGATCTTGCCACCAAGAGTGATCACCGCACCGATAGGAACTTCACCTTTCGCGAAAGCCAGGGAAGCTTCTTCGAGGGCGATATCGATAAAGTTTTCGTCATTATAATCCATAAATCACCAACGATGATGGGAGTCTATGAGACTCAGGTTACATTCTATCACAAAATGTTGATTTTTATATCCTCATTGACGTATTATCCGGCAACGAAAGTGAGTTCCCGCATGACGTCAAAAAAAATAGTGATCATATCCATACTGATTTCTCTCACCAGTCATGTATTGATGCTCTATCTGACAAGCCTTGCCGAATGGCAAGGGAAACCCCTT
This region of Deltaproteobacteria bacterium genomic DNA includes:
- a CDS encoding YbaB/EbfC family nucleoid-associated protein, translating into MTHNIGNIMKQAKKIQEKMASMQAELESKTIEATAGGGMVTVVVNGKFEILSLKIDKEVVNPEDLDMLQDLIIAAVNEGVRKAQEMASAEMSKITGGFNIPGLM
- the dnaX gene encoding DNA polymerase III subunit gamma/tau — protein: MEYLVLARKCRPQTFEEVVGQEHVVKTLRNAIRQSRVAHAFIFSGPRGVGKTTVARILAKALNCEKGPAQTPCNVCTNCREIAEGISMDVREIDGASNRGIDEIRELRDNIKYSPVSSRYKLYIIDEVHMLTREAFNALLKTLEEPPSHVIFVFATTEIQKIPATILSRCQCFDFRRISLKQIKNSLRQIAETEGVHINENGLTWIAEAGDGSLRDAQSIFDQVISYAGFEIKDHDIEALLGLTDRRFLFRLSETVFERNAGLCLKIVEEGYYAGLDMKYFYQMLIGHFRNLLLTKIVGKDHEMIDLGDDEVASLTMQSKDVSRETLQRLLDILMAEEENVRKSQAPRINLETTLVRMAYLEPMIPIDTILSRMEGLEKRLTSGGTLPFKTSPYEVKEETKSIPSQQLFGVTQAGMVDEVHCGYDTGEGKSLGDIWKDYKEYVKKQSYPLWSKIEAGKLLEYENDCLKIGFYKDYIFLDDIKEKSQKDRLTEISTAYFGKDVTIRIESLEKEPEERHNQIQNSAANNNNKINDIKRDALKHPLLQKVLDVFDGAVVHEVITKVNHE
- the tadA gene encoding tRNA adenosine(34) deaminase TadA, whose translation is MDYNDENFIDIALEEASLAFAKGEVPIGAVITLGGKILGKSHNCSILMNDPSAHAEILAIREAAGKMGNYRLVGTTLYVTLEPCVMCAGAIIQARIQRVVYGADDPKGGGVVSLYRLLQDKRLNHSVELRGGVKKDACAEILSRFFREKRIA